The Candidatus Mycolicibacterium alkanivorans genome contains a region encoding:
- a CDS encoding acyl-CoA synthetase — protein sequence MDRGIGQWVTKRAFLNGQRTAFVCGDTSFTYSDLERRTNQVASSLLRLGVRKGDRVAALLVNSVEFMEVLLGCAKIGAITIPINVRLASPEIGYILADAGADVFVFHEPLAAAAVSALAEPGVRVRHTVRTGGAAADGEIAYTDLLSGGAPGPLDSDVDGRDPAFIMYTSGTTGRPKGAILTHDNLLWNAVNVLGTDQGLHGSDVTVAVAPMFHIGGLGVHTLPLLYVGGTSVILPSFDPVATLKAMADCRATVQFMVPAMWSALTQVPDFDSYDLSALRLAMGGGAPVPLTVIDFMHQRGVPFTEGFGMTETAPMVSVLDAANITMRAGSIGRVAMHVDARIVDADDRDVPVDTVGELLVRGPNVFVGYWMKPAATAEAFRGGWFHTGDLGRIDADGYITLVDRKKDMIISGGENVYPIEVEQVLFRHPGVLDAAVVGGPDEKWGERVVAVVVADPAAEQEPGADELIAWCRERLAHFKCPREVHLLPELPRNATGKLLKTELRKRFTGVEGGVVQR from the coding sequence TCAACGGGCAGCGCACGGCGTTCGTCTGCGGTGACACCAGCTTCACTTACTCCGACCTCGAACGGCGCACCAACCAGGTCGCCTCGAGCCTCCTGCGTCTCGGCGTCCGCAAGGGGGACCGGGTGGCCGCGCTCCTGGTGAACTCGGTCGAGTTCATGGAGGTCCTACTCGGCTGCGCGAAGATCGGCGCCATCACCATCCCGATCAACGTCCGGCTCGCCAGCCCGGAGATCGGCTACATCCTCGCCGACGCCGGCGCCGACGTGTTCGTCTTCCACGAGCCGCTCGCGGCGGCGGCGGTCAGCGCGCTGGCCGAGCCGGGGGTCCGGGTCCGACACACCGTCCGGACCGGGGGCGCCGCGGCCGACGGCGAGATCGCCTACACCGACCTGCTCTCCGGCGGTGCCCCCGGACCTCTCGACAGCGACGTCGACGGCCGCGACCCCGCGTTCATCATGTACACCTCGGGCACCACCGGCCGCCCGAAGGGCGCCATCCTCACCCACGACAACCTGCTGTGGAACGCCGTCAACGTGCTGGGCACCGACCAGGGCCTGCACGGCAGCGACGTGACCGTGGCCGTGGCCCCGATGTTCCACATCGGCGGGCTGGGGGTGCATACGCTGCCGTTACTCTACGTCGGCGGGACCAGCGTGATCCTTCCGTCGTTCGACCCGGTGGCCACGCTCAAGGCGATGGCCGATTGCCGGGCCACCGTCCAGTTCATGGTGCCGGCGATGTGGTCGGCGCTGACTCAGGTGCCCGACTTCGACTCCTACGATCTCTCGGCGCTGCGTTTGGCCATGGGCGGCGGCGCGCCGGTGCCGCTGACCGTCATCGACTTCATGCATCAACGCGGCGTCCCCTTCACCGAGGGATTCGGGATGACCGAGACCGCACCCATGGTCTCGGTCTTGGACGCCGCCAACATCACCATGCGGGCCGGGTCGATCGGCCGGGTCGCCATGCACGTCGATGCCCGGATCGTGGACGCCGACGACCGGGACGTTCCGGTCGACACCGTCGGCGAGCTCCTGGTGCGCGGACCCAACGTGTTCGTGGGGTACTGGATGAAGCCGGCGGCGACCGCCGAGGCCTTCCGGGGCGGCTGGTTCCACACCGGCGACCTCGGTCGGATCGATGCAGACGGCTACATCACGCTGGTCGACCGCAAGAAGGACATGATCATCTCGGGCGGGGAGAATGTGTACCCGATCGAGGTGGAGCAGGTGCTGTTCCGTCACCCCGGCGTGCTGGACGCCGCGGTAGTCGGCGGTCCGGACGAGAAATGGGGTGAGCGCGTCGTCGCGGTGGTGGTGGCCGACCCAGCCGCCGAGCAGGAACCCGGCGCCGACGAACTGATCGCGTGGTGCCGCGAGCGGTTGGCGCATTTCAAGTGTCCGCGCGAGGTGCACCTGCTTCCCGAGCTGCCCCGCAACGCCACCGGCAAGCTCCTCAAGACGGAGCTGCGCAAGCGGTTCACCGGTGTCGAGGGCGGCGTCGTCCAGCGCTGA
- a CDS encoding acyl-CoA dehydrogenase family protein, whose translation MVLGAAHRAMTTTIEWARQREAFGAPIATYQGGVVHARRVGHPARHSRRSAIAGSPDDLLAERLIRPSRGARSA comes from the coding sequence ATGGTGCTCGGAGCCGCCCACCGCGCCATGACGACCACCATCGAGTGGGCGCGCCAGCGGGAGGCGTTCGGTGCGCCGATCGCCACCTACCAAGGGGGTGTCGTTCACGCTCGCCGAGTGGGACACCCAGCGCGCCACAGCAGGAGATCGGCCATCGCAGGCTCGCCCGACGATCTGCTCGCGGAGCGACTGATCCGTCCTTCACGGGGGGCGCGGTCGGCGTGA